aacatatatgtttatataatacaaaacatttatataatacaaaaacatgtttatatgccaaaaaatcattaaaagtgAGGAAATTCTGTAACTGTTTCAAAGgttaacattaaaacaaaatggtAAATGTATATTACAGTAACATATTCATTAAACATACTCATTCAAGAacacctaaaattttaaaaagtaggagaaaaataTCATCCATGCACAACTACTGATACATTTcctttgaaaactttaaaatattcttttgatgaatttttaaaaatcacttttaatcaTTGTCCACacaattttttatctttattctcttaatgtttttgtcatttttgttatttttatttatcttaaactGAATGTTTTAAATAGCAACACAATAATCCTCAAAGGGGATACTACATATTGCTACTTTTTGGGTAGcttccattttgctttttcttttctaagtagtGCAGTAATGAATATAGGGTATagaaaacacctttaaaaaaattaggactAGTTTGTTTATATgatcacagaaataaaattattaagataaaatatatttccatttgctTGTAAAAGAGATGAATCTGATCATTATCTAATATGGATAATATATGAGTGCTTATTGTCTCCCTCAATTTAGcatcagtaaaatattttatcttggtTTTTACTATCCAGATTAAATATCTAATGTCTTTTTCATGttctgaggaagagaaagatgaagaagagGACTAAAATTTAACAAAACTCAAAACATTAATAGTAAATTGGGTTAATACCTCAGAAATTCAAAACTGATTCCAAAAAAGCTATGCATAGAATTTTAGCAGTAAAAGGAACTAGAGAGTAACTAgtacatctattttattttttccataatgaGAAACTAGGATACCAGTGAAGATAAATGTCTTAAACCCAAGCAGTTTATTATCAAATGTACATTCCCAATTTGAAGATAATTTGATAGGCAATTTATATGTCTCACACCATTAATAGATGACCACTTTGTTTCATTCTTTAGTTCTCAGTTGTTTTGAAACTAGTAAGAAATATGAAGTCATGAACAACCAAGGACAGAGAATTTATTTTGCAGAAGACAGAAGTAATTGTTTCCTCAGATACCTCTGTGGACCTTCAAGATCTTTTACCATTACAATTTATGATAACATAGGCCGTGATGTCATAACTGTGCATAAAGCTCTAAGATGTAGCTGTTGCTGGAGAAACTGCTACCTACAAAAGGtcagtaaatattatttctaCATGATTTAGAATGTATTTGAGTTCCTTCAAAAAAAGCCTCAAAATTGtgcagtatattaaaatattgggCTTGGCAACAAAGAATATTCTGGAATGAAATATGTTAGAGAGGAAACTATAATTTGTACCACATACTACAGAGTAAGAATACACAacactgtaaatatttttcagGTAATGAAGATCACAAGATCTTTGGAGTTTTAGAAGTTTTCTATTCTGAAATATTGTGTTTTATATTTGCACTTGTCTGCAAGCGCTTCATAGCCATCTGATAGAGTGCCAACAAATTAGAGGCTGTGAAGTCCCATCCCATTTTAAGCTGTGTTTCTCAGACTGGTCCTTTGAGCTTTCACTGAGTAggatccctttcttttctttcttgttagtGATATCTGGATTCCTTGGATCTCAGGAAtttgttgttgtcatttatttcattacaCTTGCTTGTAGTTTGAAAAATGGAGCTATAATTTTTCCATCTACTTTTGATAATAAATTTGatagtggttttgttttatttagctaTCATACTTGTTCTGTCCTTTTTCATGAGAGTTTGGGGAAGATTCACAAACTGCATTACAACTGCCACCTTCTTAATTTCGTagtcttcatttatattttaaatgaacaatataaataaataaataaataaataaataaatcagatatgatggaaagaagaaaggaaggtaagaagggaaaaagaaaggaaaaaagagtgagaaagaaagaaaaatacacttaGGAGAAACAGTGCCCCTCAAACTCTTGTTTCTTCGGCCTCCTAATATTCCTCTGCAGATGGAACTACTTTCATGAGTTTAAATCTTCTCCCAGAATTATTCTATGAGTAGTTGTGtaatgcatacatatgtatgaaATACATGTGTCTTATAAACACAATTGGCAGAtaatcttttacaatttttttggacggggaggggcaaagggagaggagagagagaatcttaaactgGGCttagagcctgactcagggcttaatctcacaactctgagatcatggcttgagtTGAAAccacgcttaaccaactgagagccacccaggtgcccacttcTACCATTTCTTAACATATACAATACAACTTGAAGATTACATGAGTATGTTTTGGGCTTCTTCCATTCTTACAAACGGCTGGATAATAATCCATCATGTTTATGGTAGACTGTAATTTAAACAATCAATATCTGAACTAGGTTTTAAATCAAAAGTATTTCAGTGAAATCATATTTACATTTGCATAGAGGGACAAAACTTCCTGGCATATTGGTAATAAAATAATTGTTggcgggatccctaggtggctcagcggtttagcacctgccttcagccagggcatgatcctggagacccgggatcaagtcccacatcaggctccctgcatggagcctgcttctcccctctgcctgtctctgtttctctctctctctctctctctctctctctctctctctctctccgtatttctcataaataaataaataaataaaatctttaataaaaataaaaataaaaaataaaataattgttggTATGACTATAGTTTAAGACATGTTTTATGGGCatagcaatttaaaaagtaatcttcATAAGCAcctaaaaatattattatccCCCATTTGCAAATATACAACGAATTTTAGAGGTTTAGTGATATGCCCACATTTCATGTAGTTagtgagcagcagcagcaggtctCACCTCAGGGGTTTCAGTACCTAAATCCTGCGTTTTCATTTCCATGTCCACTCCTAAATATAGGGCATGCCTTAAACACAGAAAGTTCCATTCATATATGTACAAAAAGCTAATAGGAAACGACTAATTTGTTGCTCACAAATCAAATGCACAATCTGCATTTCTCTATCTTTTGTAGCTAAAAGTTGAGGCTCCTCCTGGTGAAAAAATTGGATATGTGTACCAATACTTTCACCCATTGTGGccaatgtttaaaattaaaaatgcaaataaggaGGATATAATGAAAATCAGAGGACCATGTGTGGTTTCCAGCTGTCTCACGGATCTAAATTTTAATGTGAGTAGTTATGTTTTAAGATAatcatgctaaaaaaaaagatgatcatgCTCAAATTTGTTATTTGGTTATTTTGCAATACATTATTAAATTtgattaagataaaataaaaacatgttatcATGATGTTATAAGTATTtgactactttttaaattgaatatcTAATATAGTTTCCTTGCAACATTGAGTCCTACATGTTTATGCCACTTATAAGACATTTTTTAAGCTATATTTCAAGTATATAGTCACCAAATAACAAATTTGGTATTTAATATTTCAAggaatattgaaagagaaaatgaaactttatttcaATGAACAATGACATACTTGGGCattaattataaataacatattaatgttaatttttataaaatcctGAAACTTATGATACAATCttgttagattatttttttaatattttgtttatttatttgagagagagagagagcacatgcatgtacaagcaggaaggagagaggcagacagagagggagatgcagactccccactgagcagggaccctgactcagggcttgattccaggaccctgagatcatcacccaagccaaaggcagacacttaaccaattaagccactcaggtgtccccaattttgttatatttttatgtgcttaCTGACATATATCTCAAATTATGGCCAATATTCAGATAATAATTTGGGAGGTTAACTACTAAAAGTACTAAATATAGTTAATAAAACTAAACAACCCACTACACTTAGTTAAATATGGATTCCTCAGCAGCAGAGACTATTGTCTCAGTTTGATATTTGATTTGGAAAAAGTACTGTTTCTCAATCTTTTATTAAGAacgtgtttgctttttttttaatacctgaaATGAttacctgatttttttccttcactaaaGCTATATTAATTCAGTTTTGTGATACTGATTCTGATTGGCACCTGCATGTACAATTAAGTAAAACGTATTTAAGCAAATGAATTATGGCAATAATATAGTTAGTTTGAAAAACTTGAATAAAACGAGCACACAAGACTACTCTTCTGTATTTGAAGCTGGAAACCAATGGAAGAGAGTGGCCTATGCATAAAACTCTGGTCGCCAAAGCTATCTTGGTTCATtattaatgatattaaaaaataaaatgctttctgtGTATTGTTTTATATCTCACATCATAATAAATCCTACTttaatcaaaattcttcagaaCTTTCTCTGAGGtgtataaaatatttcctattctAAGTTTGAAGCAAAGTCATTTCACAGCTGGCATTTTTGAGTAAACTCTAAGAATGAGGAACAAAGGGAGCTAACAGTTCTGTGAAAAAGTCATCTTATGTGTGAATGTGGGCAACCCTTGCAATATTTTTGGTAATAAGGAAAGAGATAAAGCAGTAACTTGTTACAGGCAAACTATGGTAAAGGAAATAAGCCATTCATCACAGGAACAAAATTTAAGAAAGCACAAAAAAACTTAATAATTAAGATAAATGATACTTGAATGTaatctttttaaatcaaaactaATGCAAATCCATTATGaacagaatttattaaaaaaatttaagtgaagaTAGAAACTAACTTTACACTTGTATGACTTGCCTCATTGCTTTACCCTACCCCTCTTCCTGGCTGAATGGGGCCACAggtattaaaagatatttttatgaaAGGTATGTTCTTAGCATGTTTTGATTTTAAACAAAAGGGGCCAAATGGGAGGGAAAATGTAGAGAAACTGCGGATGTCAAATATTTGATGAATCCTGTCTCTTGCTTGGTATGGGACCAACGCACATGTTGGAAATAACCTTCATATCAGTGCAGAAATAGTCCATCATTAACAGGAAGGAAGTAGGACGT
The Canis aureus isolate CA01 chromosome 22, VMU_Caureus_v.1.0, whole genome shotgun sequence genome window above contains:
- the LOC144293755 gene encoding phospholipid scramblase 1-like isoform X2 — encoded protein: MAFSNLQPTIHGMRAPGTIPNCPPGLEYLTQINQLLVCQRFDLLEVLSCFETSKKYEVMNNQGQRIYFAEDRSNCFLRYLCGPSRSFTITIYDNIGRDVITVHKALRCSCCWRNCYLQKLKVEAPPGEKIGYVYQYFHPLWPMFKIKNANKEDIMKIRGPCVVSSCLTDLNFNLLSLDEEIVIGKISNTWAGFIRELSTNADKFGIQFPLDLDVKIKALMLGASFLIFLL
- the LOC144293755 gene encoding phospholipid scramblase 1-like isoform X3, translating into MAFSNLQPTIHGMRAPGTIPNCPPGLEYLTQINQLLVCQRFDLLEVLSCFETSKKYEVMNNQGQRIYFAEDRSNCFLRYLCGPSRSFTITIYDNIGRDVITVHKALRCSCCWRNCYLQKLKVEAPPGEKIGYVYQYFHPLWPMFKIKNANKEDIMKIRGPCVVSSCLTDLNFNLLSLDEEIVIVPSVKLICLQPLEDTPTFLSPSRSDWIRL
- the LOC144293755 gene encoding phospholipid scramblase 1-like isoform X1 translates to MAFSNLQPTIHGMRAPGTIPNCPPGLEYLTQINQLLVCQRFDLLEVLSCFETSKKYEVMNNQGQRIYFAEDRSNCFLRYLCGPSRSFTITIYDNIGRDVITVHKALRCSCCWRNCYLQKLKVEAPPGEKIGYVYQYFHPLWPMFKIKNANKEDIMKIRGPCVVSSCLTDLNFNLLSLDEEIVIGKISNTWAGFIRELSTNADKFGIQFPLDLDVKIKALMLGASFLIDYMYFELWS